The Ignavibacteria bacterium DNA window CAATCTTTGTTGCTTTGGCAGTTCTATCTTTCAACAAATTTTTTGCGTCTTCAAATTGTGCGTTTTGATGCCCACCAAAATCAGTAAGAAATTTTGCTTCCCCAATTACATACCTTCCATTGATGCGAGCGACAAAATCTAAACCTTTTGTTCCCTTGTAGTTTAGTTTTTGTTTTGCAAACTCCATCAACTCTGCATCACTCGCATCGAGAATTGCATCGTTTTTGTTTTTAGAAAAATCTTTTGAATTCATCAATTTAAAACCCAACGTTTCTTTTTGAATCCATCTGCGAAACAACGGACCAATTTGGCGATTTGTTTCTTTCGGTTCACTGCTCTTTTCAAAAATTTCATCCAATCCCATTTCATACAAACGCGAACAAAGACGTTGAACAGTCTTTGGATTTCTCGCCAATGCAGTTTTGTCCCGTTTCAAATACGCTACGTACGAATCCTTGATAGGAAATAATTCCAATTCCAAAAGCGAAGAGAGTAACTCAACATTATTTTTTCTTTTGAATGCAATTGAAATTTTCTTCCACTTCTGCTCATCAATTTCTCTAATACCTT harbors:
- a CDS encoding restriction endonuclease is translated as MNYWTELSIQFANQRNYLDELFKVYPTIPEGIREIDEQKWKKISIAFKRKNNVELLSSLLELELFPIKDSYVAYLKRDKTALARNPKTVQRLCSRLYEMGLDEIFEKSSEPKETNRQIGPLFRRWIQKETLGFKLMNSKDFSKNKNDAILDASDAELMEFAKQKLNYKGTKGLDFVARINGRYVIGEAKFLTDFGGHQNAQFEDAKNLLKDRTAKATKIAVLDGVLYIEGKNKMHNYLVKHRQHYNIMSSLVLKEFLYQL